One Primulina huaijiensis isolate GDHJ02 unplaced genomic scaffold, ASM1229523v2 scaffold32227, whole genome shotgun sequence DNA segment encodes these proteins:
- the LOC140968050 gene encoding secreted RxLR effector protein 161-like, giving the protein MTGCRPAETPMDSTKKLDKAESDTPVDRGRYQRLVGKLIYLSHTRPDIGFSVSVVSQFMNDPREEHMEAVNRILRYLKLSSGKGILFKQSTNRSIEVYTDADWAGDIMDRISTSGYSTFIWGNLVTWRSKKQSVVARSSAEAEFRSLALGICEGIWLKRVLHDLNMKTDDSISMYCDN; this is encoded by the coding sequence ATGACAGGATGTAGACCTGCAGAGACTCCGATGGACTCGACTAAGAAGCTTGACAAGGCTGAAAGTGATACACCAGTGGACAGGGGGAGATACCAACGGCTTGTAGGGAAACTTATCTACCTATCACATACCCGTCCTGATATTGGGTTCTCTGTAAGTGTAGTAAGTCAGTTCATGAATGACCCTCGTGAAGAACACATGGAAGCAGTGAATCggattctcaggtatttgaaGCTATCCTCCGGAAAGGGCATTCTCTTCAAACAGTCCACCAACCGAAGTATTGAAGTATATACTGATGCAGACTGGGCTGGAGATATAATGGATCGAATATCAACATCAGGTTATAGTACTTTCATTTGGGGGAACCTTGTTACTTGGAGAAGTAAAAAACAATCTGTAGTTGCGCGTAGTAGTGCAGAAGCAGAATTCAGATCTCTAGCTCTTGGAATCTGCGAAGGGATATGGCTCAAACGAGTGCTGCACGATCTCAACATGAAGACAGATGATTCAATCTCGATGTACTGTGATAATTAA
- the LOC140968048 gene encoding uncharacterized protein, whose translation MVKYGGMAADKTDSASSTISSSEGTSLVVTGHKLNGHNFLQWSQSVMMFICGKGKDEYLTGSITQPKSDDPKFKAWKTENNMVMSWLINSMTNEIGENFLLYGTTQEIWEAAKETYSNNENTSELFEIETILHDLRQDDLNVTQYYNTLNRHWQHLDLFEANEWKYVEDEARYKDIISKKRVFKFLLGLNKNLDEVRGRMLAIKPLPTIREVFSEVRREESRRKVMLGSTTSSLTTEISAMVSYGSENNSSDGQYRKARPWCDHCKRTGHTRESCWKIHGNQLIGSQEVVLTHRPQPMTITQQSI comes from the coding sequence ATGGTGAAATACGGTGGCATGGCAGCTGATAAGACTGACTCTGCATCGTCGACCATCTCCTCATCAGAAGGGACTTCTCTCGTGGTTACTGGTCATAAACTGAATGGCCATAACTTTCTCCAGTGGTCTCAATCGGTGATGATGTTTATCTGCGGCAAAGGAAAAGATGAATACCTCACGGGCTCCATCACACAGCCCAAGTCTGATGATCCGAAATTCAAGGCTTGGAAGACAGAAAATAACATGGTTATGTCTTGGTTAATCAACTCAATGACTAATGAAATTGGGGAGAACTTTCTGTTATATGGCACAACTCAGGAAATTTGGGAAGCTGCTAAGGAGACATACTCAAACAATGAGAATACCTCAGAATTGTTTGAGATTGAAACTATCCTCCATGATCTGCGACAAGACGACCTGAATGTCACTCAGTACTACAACACCCTCAATCGTCACTGGCAACATCTGGATCTATTCGAGGCTAATGAGTGGAAGTACGTAGAAGACGAAGCCCGATACAAGGACATCATCAGCAAGAAGAGAGTTTTTAAGTTCCTGCTTGGGCTGAATAAGAACCTCGATGAGGTGAGAGGACGTATGCTAGCTATAAAACCATTGCCAACCATTCGAGAAGTTTTCTCTGAGGTGCGACGAGAGGAGAGTAGGAGGAAAGTCATGCTGGGATCAACTACCAGTAGCCTCACAACTGAAATCTCAGCTATGGTATCGTACGGAAGTGAGAACAACTCGAGCGATGGCCAATATCGGAAAGCTAGACCGTGGTGTGATCATTGCAAGAGGACGGGACATACCAGAGAATCGTGTTGGAAGATTCATGGAAACCAGCTGATTGGAAGCCAAGAAGTCGTGCTAACACATCGTCCACAACCGATGACAATAACTCAACAGTCAATATGA
- the LOC140968049 gene encoding uncharacterized protein isoform X2, producing MDSVATSGSGSARCKKADKTRRIWSGREEDVLIQSLKEVMRKGWKSENGFKVGYLTLLENAMHTAIPETNIRGNPHINSKIHVWKKTYSTLVTLLSKSGVGWNDTDKTIDATDETWESIVKHDPSFRPMRHKQWMHFDDWAEIFGNDRATGEHSKNFENALQQVLKLDEELPNIQSIGETRTFNPFDVADDSISETHTPTSKTNAGTSSKSKKRKHTILHDESIVEAINNLAHITKDTMTQLIKEINA from the exons ATGGATAGTGTAGCAACTTCTGGTAGCGGTAGTGCGAGGTGCAAGAAAGCGGACAAGACACGGCGAATTTGGAGTGGCCGGGAAGAAGATGTGCTAATACAGTCGCTTAAAGAAGTTATGAGAAAGGGTTGGAAAAGTGAGAATGGTTTTAAAGTGGGTTACTTGACGTTGTTGGAGAATGCAATGCATACAGCAATACCAGAAACAAATATACGTGGTAATCCtcatattaattcaaaaatacatgtgtggaagaaaacatataGTACATTGGTGACGTTGTTATCTAAGAGTGGAGTCGGTTGGAATGATACTGACAAGACGATCGATGCTACAGACGAGACTTGGGAATCAATTGTGAAG CATGACCCAAGTTTTAGACCAATGCGGCATAAGCAGTGGATGCATTTCGATGATTGGGCTGAAATCTTCGGAAACGATCGAGCTACTGGGGAGCATTCAAAGAATTTTGAGAATGCGTTACAACAAGTTCTTAAACTTGATGAAGAACTTCCCAACATACAGTCCATTGGAGAGACACGTACATTTAACCCTTTCGATGTTGCTGATGATTCCATATCTGAAACGCATACGCCAACATCTAAGACAAATGCAGGTACATCTTCTAAAAGCAAGAAAAGGAAGCACACGATCTTGCATGATGAATCAATAGTCGAAGCAATCAACAACCTCGCTCACATAACCAAAGACACGATGACACAATTGATCAAGGAAATTAACGCGTAG
- the LOC140968049 gene encoding uncharacterized protein isoform X1: protein MDIKRRNLLLVVIVQQLVFRNLLILCLLIRPHANVVAHRRRATRNRLVSYSMTQRINSQFSHLNMIIDAGDVQCVLNLIMNRNAFGRLCYLLMHIGGLTDSQYVSVQEKFAMFLSILAHHKKNRVTSHDYMRSGQTVSAHFHEVMRALLKLYTLLLVKPTPVDGNCDSDPWKWFEGCLGALDGTHIGVHVPARDKAKYRSRKRIISVNVLGVCDRNMNFIYALTGWEGSVADARVLRDALTRDDAFKVPRGCYYLCDNGYTNVEGFLTPYRRVIYHRDAWSNRASPPQDHKELFNWRHSQARNIIERAFSLLKKRWTILRSPSFYPLHVQNQIILACILLHNFISNQMPDDPLDEYDEEVGSPIHDTQNEYISSFESSNDWVNWRDQCAMSMWNNYN from the exons ATGGACATCAAACGTAGAAACCTTCTACTGGTTGTAATCGTACAAcaactagtgtttagaaatttatTGATATTGTGTCTTCTAATCCGACCGCATGCGAATGTGGTTGCCCATCGACGTCGTGCCACTCGTAACAGACTTGTTTCGTACAGCATGACACAAAGAATCAATTCTCAATTTAGCCATTTGAATATGATTATTGATGCTGGTGATGTTCAATGTGTCTTGAACTTGATAATGAACCGAAATGCCTTTGGAAGGTTGTGCTATCTTTTAATGCACATAGGAGGACTAACAGATTCTCAGTATGTCAGCGTACAAGAGAAATTTGCAATGTTTTTGTCCATATTGGCACACCATAAAAAAAATCGGGTAACCAGTCACGACTACATGCGTAGTGGACAGACAGTCAGCGCACATTTTCATGAAGTTATGCGTGCATTGTTGAAGTTGTATACCTTACTTCTAGTGAAGCCTACACCTGTGGATGGGAACTGTGACAGCGATCCTTGGAAATGGTTTGAG GGTTGTCTAGGTGCGTTGGATGGCACTCATATCGGCGTACACGTTCCTGCCAGAGACAAAGCCAAATATAGAAGCAGAAAAAGAATTATTTCGGTTAACGTGTTGGGGGTTTGTGATCGAAATATGAACTTCATTTACGCTCTTACTGGATGGGAGGGATCTGTCGCTGATGCAAGAGTTTTAAGAGATGCATTGACTCGGGATGATGCATTCAAGGTTCCAAGAG GTTGTTATTATCTTTGTGACAATGGATACACTAATGTGGAGGGTTTCTTGACTCCGTACAGACGAGTAATATATCATAGGGATGCTTGGAGCAATCGTGCATCTCCACCACAAGATCACAAGGAGTTATTCAATTGGAGGCATTCACAAGCAAGAAACATTATTGAAAGAGCATTTAGTTTGTTGAAAAAGAGATGGACTATCCTTCGAAGTCCTTCGTTTTACCCCTTGCATGTCCAAAACCAAATAATTCTTGCTTGCATTCTACTACATAATTTCATCAGTAATCAAATGCCCGACGATCCTTTAGACGAATATGATGAAGAAGTTGGCAGTCCCATTCATGATACACAGAATGAATATATAAGCAGTTTTGAGTCGTCCAACGATTGGGTTAATTGGCGAGATCAGTGTGCAATGTCCATGTGGAACAACTACAATTAA